From the Helicobacter pylori genome, one window contains:
- a CDS encoding thiamine pyrophosphate-dependent enzyme has protein sequence MVKEVKTLKGFSQSAEKFQGSHLLCPGCGHGIIVREVLNAVDGPIVLGNSTGCLEVCSAVYPHTSWDVPWIHIGFENGSTAISGVEAMYKALVNKGRYQGQRPKFVAFGGDGASYDIGFQFISGCMERGHDMTYICLDNENYANTGGQRSGSTPLGASTSTTPAGSVSFGKKEKKKDIVNIMASHGVPYVAQLSPNKWKDMNKKIKTALDTEGPCFINALSPCTTEWKFDSNKTIELADMAVDSLMFPLFEVFNGRELKITYRPRNIIPVRDYLGAQKRFKHLFKKENEHIIEELQKDVNERWEYLQRREEAKV, from the coding sequence ATGGTAAAAGAAGTCAAAACACTCAAAGGTTTTAGCCAAAGCGCTGAGAAATTTCAAGGCTCGCACTTGCTTTGTCCCGGTTGTGGGCATGGCATCATTGTGCGCGAAGTTTTAAACGCTGTAGATGGGCCTATTGTTTTAGGCAATTCTACCGGTTGTTTAGAGGTATGCTCGGCTGTGTACCCGCACACTTCATGGGATGTGCCTTGGATTCATATCGGTTTTGAAAACGGCTCTACCGCTATTTCGGGGGTGGAAGCGATGTATAAGGCTTTAGTGAATAAGGGTCGCTATCAAGGTCAAAGACCGAAATTCGTGGCGTTTGGAGGCGATGGGGCTAGTTATGATATTGGTTTTCAATTCATCAGCGGTTGCATGGAAAGAGGGCATGACATGACTTACATCTGCTTGGATAATGAAAACTACGCCAATACAGGCGGTCAAAGAAGCGGTTCTACGCCATTAGGGGCTAGCACTTCTACCACGCCAGCGGGATCGGTTAGCTTTGGTAAAAAAGAAAAGAAAAAAGACATCGTCAATATCATGGCAAGCCATGGAGTCCCTTATGTAGCGCAACTCTCTCCTAACAAATGGAAAGACATGAATAAAAAGATTAAAACCGCGCTAGACACTGAAGGGCCTTGCTTTATCAACGCTCTTAGCCCATGCACGACTGAATGGAAATTTGATTCCAATAAGACCATTGAATTAGCGGATATGGCTGTGGATAGCTTGATGTTCCCCTTGTTTGAAGTCTTTAATGGCAGGGAATTGAAAATCACTTACCGCCCAAGAAATATCATTCCTGTAAGGGATTATTTAGGGGCTCAAAAGCGTTTCAAACACCTTTTCAAAAAAGAAAACGAACACATCATTGAAGAATTGCAAAAAGATGTGAATGAGCGTTGGGAATACTTGCAACGCAGAGAAGAAGCTAAAGTATAG
- a CDS encoding glucokinase, whose translation MPKTETYPRLLADIGGTNARFGLEVAPRQIECVEVLRCEDFESLSDAVRFYLSKCKESLKLRPIYGSFAVATPIMGDFVQMTNNHWTFSIETTRQCLTLQKLLVINDFVAQAYAISAMQENDLAQIGGIKCEINAPKAILGPGTGLGVSTLIQNSDGSLKVLPGEGGHVSFAPFDDLEILVWQYARSKFNHVSAERFLSGSGLVLIYEALSKRKGLEKVAKLSKAELTPQIISERALNGDYPICRLTLDTFCSMLGTLAADVALTLGARGGVYLCGGIIPRFIDYFKTSPFRARFETKGRMGAFLASIPVHVVMKKTPGLDGAGIALENYLLHDRI comes from the coding sequence ATGCCAAAAACTGAAACTTACCCAAGACTCTTAGCCGATATTGGCGGCACGAACGCGCGCTTTGGTTTGGAAGTCGCCCCACGACAGATTGAATGCGTTGAAGTCTTGAGGTGCGAAGATTTTGAAAGCTTGAGCGATGCGGTGCGATTTTACCTTTCTAAATGCAAAGAAAGCCTTAAACTGCGCCCTATTTATGGCTCTTTTGCTGTGGCTACGCCCATCATGGGGGATTTTGTCCAAATGACGAACAACCACTGGACTTTTTCTATTGAAACGACACGGCAATGTTTGACTTTACAAAAATTGCTTGTCATCAATGATTTTGTCGCGCAAGCCTATGCCATTAGCGCGATGCAAGAAAACGATCTGGCCCAAATAGGCGGGATTAAGTGTGAAATCAACGCCCCTAAAGCGATTTTAGGGCCTGGAACGGGGCTTGGGGTAAGCACTCTTATCCAAAACAGCGATGGCTCTTTGAAAGTCTTGCCCGGCGAAGGAGGGCATGTGAGCTTTGCCCCTTTTGATGATTTAGAAATTTTAGTGTGGCAATACGCCCGCTCTAAATTCAACCATGTGAGCGCGGAAAGGTTTTTGAGCGGGAGCGGCTTGGTGCTGATTTATGAAGCTTTATCCAAACGAAAAGGCTTAGAAAAAGTGGCGAAATTGAGCAAGGCTGAATTAACCCCACAAATCATTAGCGAACGCGCTTTGAATGGGGATTACCCTATATGCCGATTGACCTTGGACACTTTTTGCTCCATGCTAGGCACGCTCGCTGCTGATGTGGCTCTCACTTTGGGGGCTAGAGGGGGCGTGTATTTGTGTGGGGGGATTATCCCGCGATTCATTGATTATTTTAAAACTTCGCCCTTTAGAGCGCGTTTTGAAACGAAAGGGCGCATGGGGGCGTTTCTCGCTTCCATCCCTGTGCATGTCGTGATGAAAAAAACTCCCGGACTTGATGGGGCGGGCATTGCGTTAGAAAATTATTTACTGCATGATAGAATTTAG
- a CDS encoding glycosyltransferase has protein sequence MTSASNHSFKEQDFHIPIAFAFDKNYLIAAGACIYSLLESIAKANKKIRYTLHALVVGLNEEDKAKLNQITESFKEFAVLEVKDIEPFLDTIPNPFDEDFTKRFSKMVLVKYFLADLFPKYSKMVWSDVDVIFCNEFSADFLSIKENDENYFYGVYDKIYPYEGFFYCNLTYQRKNQFCKKILEIIRAQKIDKEPQLTEFCRSKIAPLKIEYCIFPHYYRLSEEHLKGVANAIYHNTIKQALREPIVIQYDSHPYFQIKPWTYPFGLKADLWLNALAKTPFMSDWSYLITGGGEIGGEKWYHYHSIAAYHYYFPLWKAEEQIAHDALKTFLKHYFLHIHEIPQNARRRLFKYCISIPLKSFISKTLKILKLHALAKKILTQLKLLKKS, from the coding sequence ATGACTTCAGCTTCAAACCATTCTTTTAAAGAACAAGATTTTCATATTCCTATCGCTTTCGCTTTTGATAAGAATTACCTCATTGCTGCAGGTGCATGCATTTATTCCTTGTTAGAGAGCATCGCTAAGGCTAATAAAAAAATCCGTTACACCTTACACGCTTTAGTGGTAGGCTTGAATGAAGAAGATAAAGCAAAACTTAACCAAATCACAGAGTCTTTTAAAGAATTTGCTGTTTTAGAAGTAAAAGATATTGAACCTTTTTTAGACACTATCCCTAACCCTTTTGATGAGGATTTCACCAAGCGTTTTTCTAAAATGGTATTAGTGAAATATTTTCTAGCGGATTTATTCCCCAAATATTCTAAAATGGTGTGGAGCGATGTGGACGTTATTTTTTGTAATGAATTTAGCGCTGATTTCTTAAGCATTAAAGAAAATGATGAGAATTATTTTTATGGGGTTTATGACAAAATATACCCGTATGAAGGCTTTTTTTATTGCAACTTAACTTACCAGCGAAAAAATCAATTTTGTAAAAAAATATTAGAAATCATACGCGCGCAAAAAATAGATAAAGAACCGCAACTGACAGAATTTTGTCGTTCAAAGATCGCGCCATTAAAAATAGAGTATTGCATTTTCCCACACTATTATAGGCTTTCTGAAGAGCATTTAAAGGGCGTGGCCAATGCAATTTATCATAACACCATTAAACAAGCCCTAAGAGAACCTATCGTTATACAATATGACTCTCATCCTTATTTTCAAATCAAGCCTTGGACATATCCTTTTGGTTTGAAAGCGGATTTATGGCTGAACGCTTTGGCTAAAACCCCATTTATGAGCGATTGGTCTTATTTGATCACAGGGGGTGGGGAGATAGGTGGAGAAAAATGGTACCACTACCATAGCATTGCCGCTTATCATTACTACTTTCCTTTATGGAAAGCAGAAGAACAGATTGCCCATGACGCTCTTAAGACATTTTTAAAACATTATTTTTTACACATTCATGAGATTCCCCAAAACGCAAGGCGAAGACTATTTAAATACTGCATTTCAATACCGCTCAAGAGCTTTATTAGTAAAACCCTTAAAATCCTAAAACTCCATGCACTAGCCAAAAAAATCCTAACCCAACTCAAGCTCTTAAAAAAGAGCTAG
- the purB gene encoding adenylosuccinate lyase yields MLERYANEEMKALWNEQTKFETYLEVEKAVVRAWNKLGQIQDSDCEKICLKAAFNLEHIKEIEKTTKHDLIAFTTCVAESLGEESRFFHYGITSSDCIDTAMALLMTKSLKLIQKGVKNLYETLKNRALEHQDTLMVGRSHGVFGEPITFGLVLALFADEIKRHLKALDLTMEFISVGAISGAMGNFAHAPLELEELACGFLGLKTANISNQVIQRDRYARLACDLALLASSCEKIAVNIRHLQRSEVYEVEEAFLTGQKGSSAMPHKRNPILSENITGLCRVIRSFTTPMLENVALWHERDMSHSSVERFALPDLFITSDFMLSRLNSVIENLVVYPKNMLKNLALSGGLVFSQRVLLELPKKGLSREESYSIVQENAMKIWEILQQGAFKNADENLFLNALLNDERLKKYLSEDEIKACFDYSYYTKNVGAIFKRVFG; encoded by the coding sequence GTGTTAGAACGCTATGCGAATGAAGAAATGAAAGCCCTATGGAATGAGCAAACCAAATTTGAAACCTATTTAGAAGTAGAAAAAGCTGTCGTTAGGGCGTGGAACAAGCTTGGGCAAATCCAAGATAGCGATTGTGAAAAAATCTGCTTAAAAGCGGCATTCAATCTTGAGCACATCAAAGAAATTGAAAAAACCACTAAGCATGATTTAATCGCTTTCACTACTTGCGTGGCTGAAAGCTTGGGCGAAGAGTCCCGCTTCTTTCATTATGGGATCACTTCTAGCGATTGCATTGATACGGCTATGGCGTTATTGATGACCAAAAGCTTAAAACTCATTCAAAAAGGCGTTAAAAACCTCTATGAAACCCTTAAAAACAGGGCTTTAGAGCATCAAGACACGCTAATGGTAGGCAGAAGCCATGGGGTGTTTGGCGAACCCATTACTTTTGGCTTAGTGTTAGCCCTTTTTGCTGATGAAATCAAACGGCATTTAAAAGCCTTAGATTTAACGATGGAATTTATCAGCGTGGGAGCGATCAGTGGGGCTATGGGGAATTTCGCGCACGCCCCTTTAGAATTAGAAGAATTAGCGTGCGGATTTTTAGGCTTAAAAACCGCCAATATCAGCAATCAAGTCATTCAAAGAGACCGCTACGCCAGGCTTGCATGCGATCTGGCTCTTTTAGCGAGCAGTTGTGAAAAAATTGCTGTCAATATCCGCCATTTGCAACGCAGTGAAGTCTATGAAGTGGAAGAAGCTTTTTTAACAGGGCAAAAAGGAAGCTCTGCGATGCCTCACAAAAGAAACCCCATATTGAGCGAGAATATCACCGGGCTTTGCAGGGTAATTCGCTCTTTTACTACCCCCATGCTAGAAAATGTCGCCTTATGGCATGAAAGGGACATGAGCCATAGCTCTGTGGAGCGTTTTGCCTTGCCTGATCTGTTTATCACTAGCGATTTTATGCTCAGCCGCCTAAATAGCGTGATTGAAAATTTGGTGGTTTACCCTAAAAACATGCTTAAAAATTTAGCTTTGAGTGGAGGGTTAGTCTTTTCGCAACGGGTGTTATTGGAATTGCCCAAAAAAGGTTTGAGCCGAGAAGAAAGTTATTCTATCGTGCAAGAAAATGCGATGAAAATATGGGAGATTTTGCAACAAGGCGCTTTTAAAAACGCTGATGAAAATTTGTTTTTAAACGCCCTACTCAACGATGAACGCTTGAAAAAATATTTGAGCGAGGACGAAATCAAAGCATGTTTTGATTACAGCTATTACACTAAAAATGTGGGGGCGATTTTTAAAAGGGTGTTTGGATAA
- a CDS encoding outer membrane protein: MKRALWLILGLFYALNAESFKDVLTKGDYTFFNKKVVSPIKRYADRSAFYLGLGYQLGSIQHNSSNLNLSQRFNKSQIIFSDSLSPVFKNSYVSNGLGVQVGYKWVGKHEETKWFGFRWGLFYDLSASLYGPKESQSVIISTYGTYMDLLLNAYNGDKFFAGFNLGIAFAGVYDRLSDALLYQTLLQNTFGGKVNSNGFQFLVNLGVRLGNEHNQFGFGIKIPTYYFNHYYSMNNISNNSENVLKVLRFLEYGINSLLYQVDFRRNYSVYFNYTYSF, translated from the coding sequence TTGAAACGAGCGTTATGGTTAATTTTAGGGCTTTTTTACGCGCTTAATGCAGAGAGCTTTAAAGATGTTTTGACTAAAGGGGATTATACTTTTTTTAATAAAAAGGTGGTTTCGCCCATCAAACGCTATGCGGATAGATCGGCGTTTTATCTGGGGCTTGGGTATCAGTTAGGGAGCATTCAGCACAACTCTAGCAACTTGAATTTATCCCAACGATTTAATAAAAGTCAGATTATTTTCAGCGATAGTCTAAGCCCTGTTTTTAAAAATTCGTATGTGTCTAATGGTCTTGGCGTTCAAGTGGGCTATAAGTGGGTGGGTAAGCATGAAGAAACGAAATGGTTTGGCTTCAGGTGGGGGCTGTTTTATGATTTGAGCGCCTCTCTTTATGGCCCAAAAGAATCGCAGTCTGTTATCATTTCCACTTATGGCACTTATATGGATTTATTGCTTAACGCTTATAATGGGGATAAGTTTTTTGCCGGGTTCAATTTGGGGATCGCTTTTGCTGGAGTGTATGACAGATTGAGCGATGCGTTATTGTATCAAACTCTTCTTCAAAACACTTTTGGCGGGAAAGTGAATTCAAACGGCTTCCAGTTTTTGGTAAATTTAGGGGTTCGTTTAGGGAATGAGCATAACCAATTTGGCTTTGGGATTAAAATCCCTACTTATTATTTTAACCATTATTATTCCATGAATAACATTAGCAATAATAGTGAAAATGTCTTAAAAGTTTTACGATTTTTAGAATACGGGATCAACAGCTTGTTGTATCAAGTTGATTTCAGACGCAATTACTCGGTTTATTTCAACTACACTTATAGTTTTTAA
- a CDS encoding glycosyltransferase family 8 protein, translated as MTSASSHSFKEQDFHIPIAFAFDKNYLIPAGACLYSLLESIAKANKKIRYTLHALVVGLNEEDRAKLNQIAEPFKEFAVLEVRDIEPFLDAIPNPFDEDFTKRFSKMVLVKYFLADLFPKYSKMVWSDVDVIFCNEFSADFLNIKEDDENYFYGVLEVEKHHMMEGFLFCNLDYQRKKNFTLRMHDLLKGNEAKGELDFTKWCWPNMKALGIEYCVFPYYYTIKDFSNAYLNENYKKTILEARENPIIIHYDAWWGAVKPWDYPFGLKADLWLNALAKTPFMSDYTKKMHTNESFYTTKMAEQHYFSSVKSSKEVLFKTPYLFFKSYLFVVFKERKIHLRIFALICGLVKKFFNKLIYFVFLMPKALAKRVVSKILRILGLHGIVKKILIQLKLLRKG; from the coding sequence ATGACTTCAGCTTCAAGCCATTCATTTAAAGAACAAGATTTTCATATTCCTATCGCTTTCGCTTTTGATAAGAATTACCTCATTCCTGCGGGCGCGTGTCTTTATTCCTTGCTAGAAAGCATCGCTAAGGCTAATAAAAAAATCCGTTACACCTTACACGCTCTAGTGGTAGGCTTGAATGAAGAAGATAGAGCAAAGCTTAATCAAATCGCAGAGCCTTTTAAAGAATTTGCTGTTTTAGAAGTGAGAGATATTGAACCTTTTTTAGACGCTATCCCTAACCCTTTTGATGAGGATTTTACTAAGCGTTTTTCTAAAATGGTATTAGTGAAATATTTTCTAGCGGATTTATTCCCCAAATATTCTAAAATGGTGTGGAGCGATGTGGACGTTATCTTTTGCAATGAATTTAGCGCTGATTTCTTAAACATTAAAGAAGATGATGAGAATTATTTTTATGGGGTTTTAGAAGTTGAAAAGCACCACATGATGGAAGGGTTTTTGTTTTGCAATTTAGATTACCAACGCAAGAAAAATTTCACCTTAAGAATGCATGATCTTTTAAAGGGGAATGAGGCTAAAGGGGAGTTGGATTTCACGAAATGGTGTTGGCCTAACATGAAGGCTTTAGGGATTGAATATTGCGTTTTCCCTTATTATTACACCATTAAAGATTTTTCTAACGCGTATTTAAACGAGAATTACAAGAAAACCATTTTAGAGGCGCGAGAAAACCCTATCATTATCCACTATGACGCTTGGTGGGGGGCGGTGAAGCCTTGGGATTACCCTTTTGGTTTGAAAGCGGATTTGTGGCTGAACGCTTTGGCTAAAACCCCCTTTATGAGCGATTACACTAAAAAAATGCACACCAATGAGAGCTTTTATACCACAAAAATGGCTGAGCAACATTATTTTTCTTCAGTAAAATCTTCAAAAGAAGTTCTTTTCAAAACCCCGTATTTGTTTTTCAAATCGTATCTGTTTGTTGTGTTTAAAGAAAGGAAAATCCATTTAAGGATTTTTGCATTAATTTGTGGTTTAGTGAAAAAATTTTTCAATAAGCTTATTTATTTTGTGTTTTTGATGCCTAAAGCGTTAGCTAAAAGGGTGGTTAGTAAGATCCTTAGAATTTTAGGACTTCATGGGATTGTTAAAAAAATCCTAATCCAACTCAAGCTTTTAAGAAAGGGCTAG
- a CDS encoding outer membrane protein, whose amino-acid sequence MNKTTIKILMGMALLSSLQATEAELDEKSKKPKFADRNTFYLGVGYQLSAINTSFSTSSIDKSYFMTGNGFGVVLGGKFVAKTQAVEHVGFRYGLFYDQTFSSHKSYISTYGLEFSGLWDAFNSPKMFLGLEFGLGIAGATYMPGGAMHGIIAQHLGKENSLFQLLVKVGFRFGFFHNEITFGLKFPVIPNKKTEITDGLSATTLWQRLPVAYFNYIYNF is encoded by the coding sequence ATGAATAAAACAACAATTAAAATATTAATGGGCATGGCGTTATTATCATCGCTTCAAGCCACAGAGGCAGAGCTTGATGAAAAATCAAAAAAACCTAAATTTGCGGATAGGAATACGTTTTATTTAGGGGTTGGGTATCAGCTTAGCGCGATCAACACGTCTTTTAGCACCAGTTCTATAGATAAATCGTATTTCATGACCGGCAATGGCTTTGGCGTGGTGTTAGGGGGGAAATTTGTGGCTAAAACGCAAGCTGTAGAGCATGTGGGTTTTCGTTACGGATTGTTTTATGATCAGACCTTTTCTTCTCACAAATCCTATATTTCTACCTATGGTTTAGAATTTAGCGGTTTGTGGGACGCTTTCAATTCGCCAAAGATGTTTTTAGGGTTGGAGTTTGGTTTAGGCATCGCTGGGGCGACTTACATGCCAGGAGGGGCCATGCATGGGATTATCGCTCAACATTTAGGCAAAGAAAACTCGCTTTTCCAATTGCTTGTGAAAGTGGGTTTTCGTTTTGGCTTTTTCCACAATGAAATCACTTTCGGGTTGAAATTCCCTGTCATTCCTAACAAAAAAACGGAAATAACTGACGGCTTGAGCGCGACCACTTTATGGCAACGCCTACCGGTAGCTTATTTCAATTATATCTATAATTTTTAG
- a CDS encoding pyruvate flavodoxin oxidoreductase subunit gamma: MFQIRWHARAGQGAITGAKGLADVISKTGKEVQAFASYGSAKRGAAMMAYNRVDDEPILNHERFMQPDYVLVIDPGLVFIENIFANEKEDTTYIITSYLNKEELFEKKPELKTRKVFLVDCLKISMETLKRPIPNTPMLGALMKVSGMLEIEAFKEAFKKVLGKKLTQEVIDANMLAIQRAYEEVQ, translated from the coding sequence ATGTTTCAAATTAGATGGCATGCGCGAGCTGGTCAAGGCGCTATCACCGGTGCTAAGGGACTAGCTGATGTGATTTCAAAAACAGGCAAAGAAGTGCAAGCGTTCGCTTCCTATGGTTCAGCTAAAAGGGGGGCTGCTATGATGGCTTATAACCGCGTTGATGATGAGCCTATTTTAAACCATGAGCGTTTCATGCAACCGGATTATGTGCTGGTGATTGACCCTGGTTTGGTTTTCATTGAAAACATTTTCGCTAATGAAAAAGAAGACACGACCTATATCATCACTAGCTACCTTAACAAAGAAGAATTGTTTGAAAAAAAACCTGAATTAAAAACCCGTAAGGTGTTTTTAGTGGATTGTTTAAAAATCTCTATGGAAACCTTAAAACGCCCTATCCCTAACACGCCCATGCTAGGGGCTTTAATGAAAGTGTCTGGCATGCTTGAAATTGAGGCTTTTAAAGAAGCTTTTAAAAAAGTTTTAGGCAAAAAGCTCACGCAAGAAGTCATTGACGCTAACATGCTCGCTATCCAAAGAGCTTATGAAGAAGTTCAATAA
- a CDS encoding NAD(P)-dependent alcohol dehydrogenase, translating into MRVPSKGFAIFSKDGHFKPHDFSRHAVGPKDVLIDILYAGICHSDIHSAYSEWKEGIYPMVPGHEIAGVIKEVGKEVKKFKVGDVVGVGCFVNSCKTCKPCKEHQEQFCANHKTVFTYDCLDYFHDNEPHMGGYSNNIVVDENYVISVDKNAPLEKVAPLLCAGITTYSPLKFSKVTKGTKVGVAGFGGLGSMAVKYAVAMGAEVSVFARNEHKKQDALNMGVKHFYTDPKQCKEELDFIISTIPTHYDLKDYLKLLTYSGELALVGLPPVEVAPALNVFEFIHLGNRKVYGSLIGGIKETQEMMDFSIKHNIYPEVDLILGKDIDTAYHNLTHGKAKFRYVIDMKKSFD; encoded by the coding sequence ATGAGAGTTCCATCTAAAGGTTTTGCTATTTTTTCTAAAGACGGGCATTTCAAGCCCCATGACTTTAGTCGCCATGCTGTAGGCCCTAAAGATGTGCTGATTGACATTCTTTATGCAGGGATTTGCCATAGCGATATTCATAGCGCTTATAGCGAATGGAAAGAAGGCATTTATCCCATGGTTCCTGGGCATGAAATTGCTGGGGTGATCAAGGAAGTGGGTAAGGAAGTTAAGAAATTTAAGGTTGGCGATGTGGTGGGCGTGGGCTGTTTTGTCAATTCATGCAAAACATGTAAGCCCTGTAAAGAACACCAAGAGCAATTTTGCGCCAACCATAAAACGGTGTTCACTTACGATTGTTTGGATTATTTCCATGACAATGAACCCCACATGGGCGGATACTCTAATAATATTGTCGTGGATGAAAACTATGTGATTAGCGTGGATAAAAACGCTCCTTTAGAAAAAGTAGCCCCATTATTGTGTGCAGGCATCACCACTTATTCGCCCTTAAAATTTTCTAAGGTTACTAAAGGCACAAAAGTGGGCGTCGCTGGGTTTGGCGGGCTAGGAAGCATGGCGGTCAAATACGCTGTGGCTATGGGGGCTGAAGTGAGCGTTTTTGCAAGAAACGAACACAAAAAGCAGGACGCTTTAAATATGGGGGTTAAACATTTTTACACGGACCCTAAGCAATGCAAAGAAGAATTGGATTTTATCATTTCAACCATTCCTACCCATTATGATCTAAAAGACTACCTCAAGCTCTTAACTTATAGCGGCGAATTAGCCCTTGTGGGACTCCCTCCTGTAGAAGTCGCTCCAGCACTCAATGTTTTTGAATTTATCCATTTGGGCAATCGCAAGGTTTATGGCTCATTGATTGGGGGCATTAAAGAAACCCAAGAGATGATGGATTTTTCTATCAAACACAATATTTACCCTGAAGTGGATTTGATTTTAGGCAAGGATATTGACACCGCTTATCATAACCTAACCCATGGGAAAGCGAAATTCCGCTATGTGATTGACATGAAAAAATCGTTTGATTAA
- a CDS encoding 4Fe-4S dicluster-binding protein: MKDWNEFEMGAVLFPFEKNAQSEMEKHNDERHYTEQSYFTTSVAHWRVAKPVHNNTICINCFNCWVYCPDAAILSREGKLKGVDYSHCKGCGVCVDVCPTNPKSLWMFEEQIEPATALTQWPQKQEKKKS; the protein is encoded by the coding sequence ATGAAAGATTGGAATGAATTTGAAATGGGAGCGGTGCTCTTCCCTTTTGAAAAGAACGCACAAAGCGAAATGGAAAAACACAATGATGAGCGCCATTACACCGAACAGAGTTACTTCACCACTTCAGTGGCTCATTGGCGCGTGGCTAAGCCTGTGCATAACAATACTATTTGTATCAATTGCTTTAATTGTTGGGTTTATTGCCCAGACGCTGCCATTCTTTCAAGAGAGGGCAAATTAAAAGGCGTGGATTATTCTCATTGTAAGGGCTGTGGCGTGTGCGTGGATGTCTGCCCCACTAACCCTAAATCCCTATGGATGTTTGAAGAACAAATTGAGCCTGCCACCGCTCTCACTCAATGGCCGCAAAAACAAGAAAAGAAAAAATCATAA
- a CDS encoding 2-oxoacid:ferredoxin oxidoreductase subunit alpha codes for MARSIELQEIEVWDGNTASSNALRQAQIDVIAAYPITPSTPIVQNYGSFKDNGYVDGEFVLVESEHAAMSACVGAAAAGGRVSTATSSQGLALMVEVLYQASGMRLPIVLNLVNRALAAPLNIHGDHSDMYLSRDSGWISLCTCNPQEAYDFTLMAFKIAEHQKVRVPTIVNQDGFLCSHTVQNVRPLSDAVAYQFVGEYQTKHSLLDFDKPVSYGAQAEEEWHYEHKAQLHHAIMSASSVIEEVFNDFAKLTGRQYHLTKTFQLEDAEIAIFALGTTYESAIVAAKEMRKKGIKAGVATIHSLRPFPYERLGQDLKNLKALAILDKSSPAGAMGAMFNEVTSAVYQTQGTKHPVVSNYIYGLGERDMTIAHLCEIFEEINEDALKGTLTHPTQQFVGLHGPKMSFF; via the coding sequence ATGGCAAGAAGTATTGAATTACAAGAGATAGAGGTGTGGGACGGCAATACCGCTAGCTCTAACGCTTTAAGACAGGCTCAAATTGATGTCATCGCAGCCTATCCTATCACCCCATCAACGCCCATTGTGCAAAATTACGGCTCGTTTAAGGATAATGGCTATGTTGATGGCGAATTCGTTTTAGTGGAATCTGAGCATGCCGCCATGAGCGCATGCGTGGGAGCTGCCGCTGCTGGTGGTAGGGTCAGCACTGCGACTAGCTCTCAAGGTTTGGCGTTGATGGTAGAGGTTTTATACCAGGCTTCTGGCATGCGTTTGCCTATCGTTTTGAATTTGGTCAATCGCGCTCTAGCAGCCCCTTTAAATATCCATGGCGATCATTCTGATATGTATTTAAGCAGGGATTCTGGCTGGATCAGTTTATGCACATGCAACCCTCAAGAAGCTTACGATTTCACTTTAATGGCGTTTAAAATCGCAGAGCACCAAAAGGTGCGCGTGCCTACTATTGTCAATCAAGATGGCTTTTTATGCTCGCACACCGTGCAAAATGTCCGCCCTTTGAGCGATGCAGTGGCTTATCAATTCGTAGGCGAATACCAAACCAAGCATTCCCTTTTGGATTTTGATAAACCGGTAAGCTATGGCGCGCAAGCTGAAGAAGAATGGCATTATGAGCATAAAGCCCAACTCCACCATGCGATCATGAGCGCGTCTTCTGTGATTGAAGAAGTGTTCAATGATTTCGCTAAACTCACAGGCAGGCAATACCATTTGACTAAAACTTTCCAGCTAGAAGACGCTGAAATCGCTATCTTTGCGTTAGGCACTACTTATGAATCCGCTATCGTAGCGGCTAAAGAAATGCGTAAAAAAGGCATTAAGGCCGGCGTGGCCACCATCCATTCCTTACGCCCCTTCCCCTATGAAAGATTGGGGCAGGATTTGAAAAACCTTAAAGCTTTAGCGATTTTAGACAAAAGCTCTCCAGCGGGCGCTATGGGGGCGATGTTTAATGAAGTAACGAGCGCGGTGTATCAAACGCAAGGGACTAAACACCCCGTGGTGTCTAACTACATTTATGGTTTAGGCGAAAGGGATATGACGATTGCGCATTTATGCGAGATTTTTGAAGAAATCAATGAAGACGCTCTTAAAGGCACGCTCACGCACCCTACCCAACAATTCGTAGGCTTGCACGGTCCTAAAATGAGCTTTTTTTAA